A window of the Blastopirellula sediminis genome harbors these coding sequences:
- the modA gene encoding molybdate ABC transporter substrate-binding protein, whose protein sequence is MTRNIWLAIGAAVCVVLFSTLFCGPVVDQARSRRTILVLAAASLTDAVEEAADAWEEESGEKVRISFGPSNALAQQILAGAPADIYLSANEQWADALAEQDRVEKRVALLSNRLVWIVPKENRAGIADPSEIAAKAKRIALAGENVPAGIYADQSLHASGLYDEVAKRIVRGNDVRTTLAYVEQGEVDAGIVYATDAAITDRVTTLGELDPASYDPIRYPAILLKGAEPAEAKEFFAFLQSPAAQEIFARHHFVVLPAESGESSDPR, encoded by the coding sequence ATGACGCGGAACATCTGGCTAGCGATTGGGGCTGCGGTCTGCGTGGTGCTGTTCTCCACGCTATTTTGCGGCCCGGTTGTGGATCAGGCTCGTTCTCGCCGTACGATCCTGGTGTTGGCCGCCGCCAGTTTGACCGATGCGGTGGAGGAAGCGGCGGACGCCTGGGAGGAAGAGTCCGGGGAAAAGGTCCGCATCAGCTTCGGCCCGTCCAATGCGCTGGCGCAACAGATTTTGGCAGGCGCACCGGCCGACATCTATCTCTCGGCGAACGAGCAATGGGCCGACGCGTTGGCCGAGCAGGATCGGGTCGAGAAGCGAGTGGCGCTGTTGTCGAATCGCTTGGTCTGGATCGTTCCGAAAGAAAACCGCGCCGGCATCGCCGACCCGAGTGAGATCGCTGCGAAAGCGAAGCGGATCGCCTTGGCCGGCGAAAACGTGCCGGCCGGGATCTACGCCGATCAGTCGCTGCACGCGTCCGGGTTGTATGACGAGGTCGCCAAGCGGATTGTCCGCGGCAACGATGTGCGGACGACGCTCGCCTATGTGGAGCAAGGAGAAGTCGACGCGGGGATCGTCTATGCGACCGACGCGGCGATCACCGACCGCGTGACGACGTTAGGCGAACTTGACCCGGCCAGCTATGATCCAATTCGCTACCCCGCGATCCTGTTGAAAGGGGCGGAGCCTGCGGAGGCGAAGGAGTTTTTCGCATTCCTGCAATCGCCGGCGGCGCAGGAGATCTTCGCGCGTCATCATTTCGTCGTGTTGCCCGCCGAGTCCGGAGAGTCCAGTGACCCCCGCTGA
- the hslU gene encoding ATP-dependent protease ATPase subunit HslU: protein MSSAPKELTPREIVAALDQNIVGQADAKRAVAVAVRNRWRRKQLPEELQNEIAPKNILMMGPTGVGKTEIARRLAKLTGAPFLKVEATKYTEVGYYGRDVESMVRELVETSIAMVRERERKNVEKDAAVRVEERLLDLLVPRPVSYEMASEEENATDHYERTRERFRGMLRGGELEQRKVELTIEQKSTPMMIGGMGLEQMDVDLQGMFEKILPKNSTRREMTIAEARNVLLEQESESLLDKEAISQSAIELAENLGIIFLDEIDKIIATDGKGADVSRQGVQRDLLPIVEGTNVQTKHGYVSTDHVLFIAAGAFHKTSPSELMPELQGRFPIRVELNDLTKEDFVRILTEPNASLTMQYQSLLETEGLKISFTEDALEELAAFAFHVNQTTQNIGARRLYTIMERLLEELSFEAPDRKEKQVTIDADYVRERLTKVSQDEDLSRFIL from the coding sequence GTGAGTTCCGCGCCGAAAGAGCTGACGCCGCGCGAGATCGTCGCGGCGCTCGATCAAAACATCGTCGGCCAGGCCGACGCCAAACGAGCCGTCGCCGTCGCCGTCCGCAATCGCTGGCGCCGCAAGCAACTGCCGGAAGAGCTGCAAAACGAAATTGCGCCGAAGAACATCTTGATGATGGGCCCGACCGGCGTCGGCAAAACCGAAATCGCGCGGCGGTTGGCGAAGCTGACCGGCGCCCCGTTTCTGAAAGTGGAAGCGACCAAGTACACCGAAGTTGGCTACTACGGCCGCGACGTCGAAAGCATGGTTCGCGAACTGGTCGAAACGTCGATCGCGATGGTCCGCGAGCGGGAACGGAAGAACGTCGAAAAGGACGCCGCGGTTCGCGTGGAAGAGCGGCTGCTCGATCTGCTGGTCCCCCGCCCTGTTTCGTACGAAATGGCGAGCGAAGAGGAAAACGCGACCGATCACTACGAGCGGACCCGCGAGCGATTTCGCGGGATGCTCCGCGGCGGCGAACTGGAGCAACGCAAAGTTGAACTGACGATCGAGCAAAAGTCGACCCCGATGATGATCGGCGGGATGGGACTGGAACAGATGGACGTCGACCTGCAGGGAATGTTCGAAAAGATCCTTCCTAAAAATTCGACCCGCCGCGAAATGACGATCGCCGAGGCTCGCAACGTGCTGCTGGAGCAGGAAAGCGAGAGCCTGCTCGATAAGGAAGCGATCAGCCAATCGGCGATCGAACTGGCCGAGAACCTGGGGATCATCTTCCTGGACGAAATCGACAAGATCATCGCGACCGACGGCAAAGGCGCCGACGTTTCTCGCCAAGGGGTGCAGCGCGACTTGCTGCCGATCGTCGAAGGGACGAACGTTCAGACCAAGCATGGTTACGTTTCGACCGACCACGTGCTGTTCATCGCGGCGGGGGCGTTCCACAAGACTTCTCCCAGCGAACTGATGCCGGAACTGCAAGGCCGCTTCCCGATTCGGGTCGAACTGAACGACCTGACGAAGGAGGACTTCGTTCGCATCCTGACCGAGCCGAACGCGTCGCTGACGATGCAGTACCAGTCGCTGCTCGAAACGGAAGGGCTGAAGATCTCGTTTACCGAGGACGCGCTCGAAGAGTTGGCGGCGTTTGCGTTTCATGTGAATCAAACGACGCAGAACATCGGGGCTCGCCGGCTGTACACGATCATGGAGCGGCTGCTGGAAGAGCTGAGCTTTGAGGCGCCTGATCGGAAAGAGAAACAGGTGACGATAGACGCCGACTATGTGCGGGAGCGTCTGACGAAGGTCTCGCAAGATGAAGATCTGAGCAGGTTTATCCTATGA
- the hslV gene encoding ATP-dependent protease subunit HslV, with protein MKIRSTTILTVRHNGRVAIGGDGQVTMNSSVMKSDAHKIRPLLGGKVICGFAGSTADAFSLLERFEGKLKDYPNNVPKAATELAKEWRTDRAMRRLEALMTVISGEHTFLISGTGDVIAPTDGVLGIGSGGDYAVAAARALVKHSTLTADEIVRSSLEIAAGIDIYTNDNILVESMECPS; from the coding sequence ATGAAAATACGTTCTACCACGATTTTGACCGTGCGGCACAACGGCCGCGTCGCGATCGGCGGCGACGGTCAAGTTACCATGAATTCGTCGGTCATGAAATCGGATGCGCACAAGATTCGCCCCTTGTTAGGCGGCAAAGTAATCTGCGGCTTCGCCGGTTCGACCGCCGACGCGTTTTCGCTGCTAGAACGTTTTGAAGGGAAACTGAAGGACTATCCCAACAACGTCCCCAAGGCGGCGACCGAGCTAGCGAAAGAATGGCGGACCGACCGGGCGATGCGGCGGTTGGAAGCGCTGATGACGGTGATCAGCGGCGAGCATACCTTTTTGATCAGCGGGACCGGAGACGTCATCGCGCCGACCGACGGCGTGCTGGGGATCGGATCAGGCGGCGACTACGCCGTGGCCGCGGCGCGAGCCTTGGTGAAGCATAGCACTTTGACGGCCGACGAGATCGTCCGGTCGTCGCTGGAGATCGCCGCCGGCATCGACATATATACGAACGACAACATCCTGGTCGAAAGCATGGAGTGCCCATCGTGA
- a CDS encoding isochorismatase family protein, whose translation MNASSDSSGYFRSPLLMSRTDTALLMIDLQERLVPVIDDSELIIENVERLFLTAQMFDMPILGTEQYPKGLGSTVEPLKSMLPPLPEKLAFSAGGVAGLLKDLPKRAIHKLLLVGVEAHVCVQQTALDLIAAGFDVYIAVDAVGSRFPLEKEIALRRMENAGAVLTTTEAAMFEWCETAATSHFKELSRLVRKKHAE comes from the coding sequence ATGAACGCCTCGTCCGACTCTTCCGGCTACTTCCGTAGCCCGCTGCTGATGTCCCGCACCGATACGGCGCTGCTGATGATCGATCTTCAGGAACGGCTGGTACCGGTGATCGACGACTCCGAATTGATTATCGAAAACGTCGAGCGTCTCTTCCTGACCGCTCAGATGTTCGATATGCCAATTCTCGGAACCGAACAATATCCGAAGGGACTCGGCTCAACGGTCGAGCCCCTCAAGTCGATGCTCCCGCCGCTCCCCGAGAAGCTCGCCTTCAGCGCCGGCGGCGTCGCAGGTCTACTCAAGGACCTGCCGAAGCGGGCCATCCACAAGCTGCTCCTCGTCGGCGTCGAAGCGCACGTCTGCGTGCAACAAACGGCGCTCGATCTGATCGCTGCCGGGTTTGACGTTTATATCGCCGTCGACGCCGTCGGCTCGCGATTTCCGCTCGAAAAAGAGATCGCCCTCCGCCGCATGGAAAACGCCGGCGCCGTCCTCACGACAACCGAAGCCGCAATGTTCGAATGGTGCGAAACCGCCGCCACGTCGCACTTCAAAGAACTAAGCCGCCTGGTCCGGAAAAAGCACGCCGAATAG
- a CDS encoding AAA family ATPase, producing MRKARIRRLGALLRAKQKKNKQANSTAVHEELVEAQWLACMMTYPERLSEDALPLQIFQVQYHRDIYSALLTLHITGDTDKDAQQLLADLLTYGYDKLTAPALIQAVMHSGGNIDHLADYAATLRKRLTPESEPVELPPDGEIVRLELGGGSSFRTLTTEELFAEQQPREWLLSNFLTRNEPAVLVGPSKTLKSSLAVDLCAALASGGKFLNHFAAEKPLRVGFACSSNQQQTLTDLAQRWGEARKETPSRNNLMWLLTTDDPADPETLGKLRDWITKHELEVVVIDAIHLSSTGKRKQAEALQTLAQCCLDYGATPILCIQTRKEMKPGKLEASILAGSLDFAQQWLLVNRRQSYSPGSGEHRLWLTLGGYAGQGGEWGVDVEEGRLTSVGQAVPAEMLALASRAAGTACPTTTTVRRWQTIVHEAEALQDEAERLKDAALDQRMRSRIRLAITDLGEAHATKLRVRENCGMNGTKFARGWDRMVAAGEIEKIVDEKRFYDPRYRLIMPAPEKNDAAESTPFVGSAVRTMGSDSRLATSIDASAVRTADPAVDALRDEKKLGAAVQSVDSRCASIAS from the coding sequence ATGCGAAAGGCCCGAATCCGGCGCCTCGGCGCCCTGCTGCGCGCGAAGCAAAAGAAGAACAAACAGGCGAATAGCACCGCGGTGCACGAAGAGCTGGTCGAAGCGCAGTGGCTGGCCTGCATGATGACGTATCCGGAGCGCTTGAGCGAAGACGCCCTCCCGCTCCAAATTTTTCAGGTGCAATATCATCGCGACATCTACTCGGCCCTCCTCACGCTCCACATCACCGGCGACACGGACAAAGACGCGCAGCAACTCCTCGCCGACCTGCTCACTTACGGCTACGACAAGCTGACCGCGCCGGCCCTGATTCAAGCCGTAATGCATTCCGGCGGCAACATCGACCACCTTGCCGACTACGCAGCGACCTTGCGCAAACGACTGACGCCCGAATCGGAGCCGGTCGAGTTGCCGCCCGATGGCGAAATCGTGCGCCTCGAACTGGGCGGCGGCAGTTCGTTTCGAACGCTCACGACGGAGGAACTCTTTGCCGAACAACAGCCGCGCGAGTGGCTGCTATCGAACTTCCTCACGCGCAACGAACCGGCGGTGCTCGTCGGCCCCAGCAAAACGCTGAAGAGCTCGCTCGCGGTCGATCTATGCGCGGCGCTCGCCAGCGGCGGAAAGTTTTTGAATCATTTCGCGGCCGAAAAACCGCTGCGCGTCGGCTTCGCGTGTAGCAGTAATCAACAGCAAACGCTGACCGATCTTGCGCAGCGGTGGGGCGAAGCTCGCAAGGAAACGCCAAGTCGCAACAATCTGATGTGGCTGCTCACCACCGACGATCCAGCCGATCCCGAGACCTTGGGAAAACTCCGCGATTGGATCACGAAGCACGAGTTAGAAGTGGTGGTGATCGACGCGATTCACTTAAGTTCGACCGGCAAACGCAAACAGGCCGAGGCGCTGCAGACGCTCGCACAGTGTTGCCTCGATTACGGCGCCACGCCGATTCTTTGCATCCAAACGCGGAAAGAAATGAAGCCTGGCAAGTTGGAAGCGTCCATCCTCGCCGGCAGTCTCGACTTCGCCCAGCAATGGCTGTTGGTGAATCGTCGCCAAAGTTATTCGCCAGGCAGTGGAGAACATCGCCTCTGGCTCACACTCGGCGGTTACGCCGGACAAGGTGGCGAGTGGGGCGTCGATGTCGAAGAAGGAAGATTGACCAGCGTAGGGCAGGCCGTGCCTGCCGAGATGTTGGCGCTCGCAAGCAGAGCGGCAGGCACGGCCTGCCCTACGACTACGACCGTGCGACGCTGGCAAACGATCGTGCATGAAGCGGAAGCGTTACAAGATGAAGCCGAACGCCTGAAAGACGCCGCGCTCGATCAGCGGATGCGATCCCGAATTCGCCTGGCGATCACCGACCTCGGCGAGGCGCATGCGACGAAGCTCCGCGTCCGCGAAAACTGCGGCATGAACGGCACGAAGTTCGCTCGCGGTTGGGATCGGATGGTGGCGGCGGGGGAGATTGAAAAGATCGTTGACGAGAAACGGTTTTACGATCCGAGGTATCGATTGATCATGCCGGCCCCAGAAAAAAATGACGCGGCCGAGTCCACTCCGTTCGTAGGGTCCGCTGTGCGGACCATGGGAAGCGATAGCAGATTGGCCACGTCGATTGACGCCTCTGCGGTCCGCACAGCGGACCCTGCCGTAGATGCGCTACGCGACGAAAAAAAATTGGGAGCTGCGGTCCAGTCGGTTGATTCTCGTTGCGCGTCCATCGCGAGTTGA
- a CDS encoding Gfo/Idh/MocA family protein translates to MNQKTSRRHFVKQLGLAGAALALPAVSYSRVLGANSKLRVASVGTGGKGWSDLQGVAASPAVEVVALCNIDSSAPHLGRAAETYPSARTYADYRKMLDKSDDIDGVIVSTPDFMHAPVSLSAMALGKHIFCQKPLTHTVKEARQMKEAAEKKNLVTQMGNQIQSHSAYRTAVAIVHAGQIGKVLEVHSWQSGQPTWPRNIDRPAGSDPVPTTVAWDLWQGVAPHRPYKEGMYHPFNWRGWQAYGTGQLGDFGCHILDPVFKALELTAPLELTADAPPIKAESWTDKATVKYLFPGTSRTAGDTIKVTWYDAAGIRPPAEALTTLPASAELPGAGSILIGEKGTLIIPHVAMPKLYLKGETAEAKYDVVAGVDHYVQWADACRGEGKTTSNFDYSGPLTETVLLGTVGIRFPGQTLKWDAAKLTLPGFSQAEPFLTKQYAKGWM, encoded by the coding sequence ATGAATCAAAAGACAAGTCGACGTCACTTTGTGAAACAGCTCGGCCTGGCCGGCGCCGCTCTCGCACTTCCTGCCGTCTCTTATTCGCGCGTGCTTGGCGCCAACTCGAAGTTGCGCGTCGCCAGCGTCGGTACCGGCGGTAAAGGTTGGAGCGACTTGCAAGGGGTCGCCGCCAGCCCGGCCGTCGAAGTGGTCGCGCTTTGCAATATCGATAGCTCGGCCCCGCATCTCGGTCGCGCCGCCGAAACCTATCCGTCGGCTCGCACCTATGCCGACTATCGCAAGATGCTGGACAAATCGGACGACATTGACGGCGTGATCGTCTCGACGCCTGACTTTATGCACGCCCCGGTTTCGCTCTCGGCGATGGCGCTCGGCAAACACATCTTCTGCCAGAAGCCGCTGACCCACACGGTCAAAGAAGCCCGCCAGATGAAGGAAGCGGCCGAAAAGAAAAACCTGGTGACCCAGATGGGGAACCAAATTCAATCGCATTCCGCCTATCGCACCGCGGTCGCGATTGTACATGCCGGACAGATCGGCAAAGTGCTGGAAGTTCACTCGTGGCAATCGGGTCAGCCGACCTGGCCGCGGAACATCGATCGCCCCGCTGGTTCCGATCCGGTGCCGACGACCGTCGCGTGGGATCTGTGGCAAGGGGTCGCGCCGCATCGTCCTTACAAAGAGGGAATGTACCATCCGTTCAACTGGCGCGGTTGGCAAGCTTACGGCACCGGTCAGCTGGGGGACTTCGGCTGCCATATCCTTGACCCGGTCTTCAAGGCGTTGGAACTGACCGCGCCGCTGGAACTGACGGCTGACGCTCCGCCGATCAAAGCCGAATCGTGGACCGATAAAGCGACGGTCAAATATCTGTTCCCCGGCACCAGCCGCACCGCCGGCGATACGATCAAGGTGACGTGGTACGACGCCGCCGGCATTCGTCCGCCGGCTGAGGCGCTGACCACGCTTCCGGCCTCGGCCGAGTTGCCGGGCGCCGGTTCGATCCTGATCGGCGAAAAGGGAACGCTGATCATTCCGCACGTCGCGATGCCGAAACTGTACCTCAAAGGGGAAACGGCCGAAGCGAAGTACGACGTCGTCGCAGGGGTCGATCACTACGTGCAGTGGGCCGACGCCTGCCGCGGCGAAGGAAAGACGACCTCGAACTTCGACTATTCGGGTCCGCTGACCGAAACGGTGCTGCTAGGCACTGTCGGGATTCGCTTCCCGGGCCAAACGCTGAAATGGGACGCCGCCAAGCTGACGCTCCCCGGCTTCAGCCAGGCCGAACCGTTCCTGACCAAGCAGTACGCCAAGGGCTGGATGTAA
- a CDS encoding secretin N-terminal domain-containing protein, producing MVANSPYRFGVLLLATLVCFSTVLTSLSAADPDFVGVLAYALDASTAEKLKIDAETHDKLKQLIADREDKALELALSIRDLPKEEQTAKLAPFVAESEKIGFALLTPEQQAGLKQFSVKAAGLKSLQTSEIAEALKLTADQKTQIAQLAGKIDAAQAAGAPAVEAARRDFERDARKVLSPSQQAGWDQLAGLVGAPGDPLPEVTPPGAEDKTEVASAPAPGAMPPKMADAQPSPSDKPADKPKQELGPNGEPLLRFSFRYAPWRDVLDWFAEQADLSMVMDAPPSGTFNYTDGRAYTPAEAIDLLNSVLLTKGYTLVRREKMLLVVNLEDGIPPNLVTNVPAEKLDERGEYELVSTLFTLTRMTAEEAEAEISKLIGPQGQVVVLPKSKQIYVTETAGRLRTIRNVINAVERPLSEQVHIVSLTHVGPEEALTVVRQLLDLPPEANGTDDGTLRIAVDALGGRLFVSGEPELTERVQEILKMVDQPGGSTEISEQPQLEVYAVGSSQPQTVLQVMQTLLAGLPEVRLAIDENTGNLVALAKPSQHATIRATLEQMQRDAKKIAVIQLQTVDPQLAVLSIAKLFGSSGETPNPSAPIVDADPINGMLLVRGTQDQISQINDLLKQMGEDPEAALASSLDRGRVRTLSLPSATSTQILDELEMIWPTVSTARIRVVRPSAPPIRAVAPEGESSEDAEFRENLRLLFPPTKPQTTPREDESARVYNTPFRFVSETTVAETEATEATPTAADETKTTDAPKKPAEIIIMPGPGGIVIASDDTEALDQLEELIQMLGDRISNSGADYTVFYLKHAPADVAADLLSRILTGQSASGGDAGGGGGGLLGDMASSMLGGGGGLMGSLLGLGGSSGSSYTASGSFSVVADGRLNALVVKGTPADVQVIEQLLKIIDQPHSPEDVQTKAKPRMIPVLYQPANDVLNVVKQVYADRIAESASGGGQQRQPSPEDFIRALGGGGRGGRGGGQGGQGGAQSEPAKMTIGVDTRSNSLVVSAPDPLYDEVKLLVEQLDQAGTDSQETMQVVNIRKSNPTTVQNALKSILGPNVTSNTTSTTPTSGSSGQPSGSSQPQQPSQADADAMRQRMEMFNRIRGAMEQQRGGGGSDRGGRGGGGFGGGPGGGGGGRGGR from the coding sequence ATGGTCGCGAACTCCCCTTATCGATTTGGCGTGCTACTGCTGGCGACGCTCGTCTGCTTTTCCACCGTTCTAACGTCTTTGTCGGCGGCTGACCCAGATTTTGTCGGGGTGTTGGCCTACGCGCTGGACGCGAGCACGGCGGAAAAGCTGAAAATTGACGCCGAGACCCACGATAAGCTAAAGCAGCTGATCGCCGATCGCGAAGACAAGGCCCTGGAATTGGCCCTCTCGATCCGCGATCTGCCGAAAGAGGAGCAGACGGCCAAGCTTGCGCCGTTCGTCGCCGAGTCCGAAAAGATCGGCTTCGCCCTTTTGACCCCCGAGCAGCAAGCCGGCCTGAAGCAATTCAGCGTCAAAGCGGCGGGCCTGAAATCGCTACAGACCTCGGAGATCGCCGAGGCGCTGAAGCTGACCGCCGATCAAAAAACGCAAATCGCCCAGTTGGCCGGCAAGATCGATGCCGCCCAAGCGGCCGGCGCTCCGGCGGTGGAAGCGGCTCGTCGCGACTTTGAACGGGACGCTCGCAAAGTGCTGAGCCCTTCGCAGCAAGCTGGCTGGGATCAGTTGGCCGGATTGGTCGGCGCACCTGGCGATCCGCTGCCGGAAGTGACGCCGCCGGGCGCGGAAGACAAAACCGAAGTCGCCTCTGCTCCTGCGCCTGGCGCCATGCCGCCGAAAATGGCCGACGCCCAGCCCTCTCCCAGCGACAAGCCGGCCGACAAACCGAAACAGGAACTGGGCCCCAACGGCGAACCGCTGCTGCGGTTCAGCTTCCGTTACGCTCCGTGGCGCGACGTGCTTGATTGGTTCGCTGAACAAGCTGACCTGTCGATGGTGATGGACGCCCCCCCGTCCGGCACGTTCAACTACACCGACGGCCGCGCTTACACTCCGGCCGAAGCGATCGACCTGCTCAACAGCGTCTTGCTGACCAAGGGTTACACGCTGGTTCGCCGCGAAAAGATGTTGCTGGTGGTCAACCTCGAAGATGGCATTCCGCCGAATCTGGTCACCAACGTCCCGGCCGAAAAGCTGGACGAACGGGGCGAGTACGAACTGGTCAGCACCCTCTTCACGCTGACCCGCATGACCGCCGAAGAAGCGGAAGCGGAGATCTCGAAGCTGATCGGTCCGCAAGGCCAAGTCGTCGTGCTGCCGAAGTCGAAACAGATCTATGTGACCGAAACGGCTGGGCGTTTGCGCACGATTCGCAACGTCATCAACGCCGTCGAACGTCCGCTCAGCGAACAAGTGCATATCGTCTCGCTGACGCATGTCGGGCCGGAAGAAGCGTTGACGGTCGTTCGTCAGTTGCTTGATCTGCCGCCGGAAGCCAATGGCACCGACGACGGGACGCTCCGTATTGCGGTCGACGCCTTGGGGGGCCGGTTGTTCGTTAGCGGCGAACCGGAACTGACCGAGCGCGTGCAAGAGATCCTGAAGATGGTCGACCAGCCGGGCGGTTCGACCGAAATCAGCGAACAACCGCAGCTGGAAGTTTACGCCGTCGGCTCTTCGCAACCGCAAACGGTGCTGCAAGTCATGCAGACGCTGTTGGCCGGTTTGCCGGAAGTCCGTCTGGCGATTGACGAGAACACCGGCAACCTGGTGGCGCTCGCCAAGCCGTCGCAACATGCGACGATTCGGGCGACCCTCGAACAGATGCAGCGCGATGCGAAGAAGATTGCGGTCATTCAATTGCAGACGGTCGATCCGCAACTAGCGGTTCTTTCGATCGCCAAGCTGTTCGGCAGCAGCGGCGAAACGCCGAACCCGAGCGCTCCGATCGTCGACGCCGATCCGATCAACGGCATGCTGTTGGTTCGCGGCACGCAGGATCAGATTTCGCAGATCAACGATTTGCTGAAGCAGATGGGTGAAGACCCGGAAGCGGCGCTCGCCTCTTCGCTTGATCGCGGTCGCGTTCGTACGTTGTCGCTCCCGAGCGCCACGTCGACGCAGATCCTGGACGAACTCGAAATGATCTGGCCGACGGTCAGCACCGCGCGGATTCGGGTCGTGCGACCTTCGGCTCCGCCGATCCGCGCCGTCGCCCCGGAAGGGGAATCGTCCGAGGACGCCGAGTTCCGTGAGAACCTTCGTCTCCTCTTCCCGCCGACCAAGCCGCAGACGACGCCGCGCGAAGACGAATCGGCCCGCGTCTACAACACTCCTTTTCGTTTCGTGAGCGAGACGACCGTCGCCGAAACGGAAGCGACCGAAGCGACCCCGACCGCCGCCGACGAAACGAAAACGACCGACGCACCGAAGAAGCCGGCCGAAATCATCATCATGCCCGGCCCCGGCGGCATTGTGATCGCCTCGGACGATACCGAGGCGCTCGATCAGCTGGAAGAATTGATCCAAATGCTGGGTGACCGCATTTCCAACAGCGGCGCCGACTACACCGTTTTCTATCTGAAGCATGCCCCGGCCGATGTGGCGGCCGACTTGCTGTCCCGCATCCTGACCGGCCAGTCCGCTTCGGGTGGTGATGCCGGCGGCGGTGGCGGCGGACTGCTGGGAGACATGGCGTCGAGCATGCTCGGCGGCGGCGGTGGTCTGATGGGATCGCTGCTTGGTCTCGGCGGTTCCAGCGGCAGCAGCTATACCGCTTCGGGCAGCTTCTCGGTCGTCGCTGACGGTCGACTCAACGCCCTGGTCGTCAAAGGAACGCCGGCCGACGTCCAAGTGATTGAGCAATTGCTCAAGATCATTGATCAACCGCACAGCCCCGAAGACGTCCAGACGAAAGCGAAGCCGCGGATGATCCCGGTGCTATATCAACCGGCCAATGACGTGCTGAACGTCGTGAAGCAGGTTTACGCCGACCGCATCGCCGAATCGGCCAGCGGCGGCGGACAACAGCGTCAGCCGAGCCCGGAAGACTTCATCCGCGCTTTGGGGGGCGGCGGACGTGGTGGTCGCGGCGGCGGACAAGGAGGCCAAGGGGGCGCGCAAAGCGAACCGGCCAAGATGACCATCGGCGTCGATACCCGCAGCAACTCGCTGGTCGTTTCGGCGCCAGATCCGCTCTACGACGAAGTAAAGCTGTTGGTGGAACAGCTCGATCAAGCCGGCACCGATTCGCAGGAAACGATGCAGGTGGTTAACATCCGCAAGTCGAACCCGACCACGGTGCAAAACGCCCTGAAGTCAATCCTGGGCCCGAACGTCACCTCGAATACGACGTCGACCACACCCACGAGCGGCAGCAGCGGCCAGCCGAGCGGCAGCAGCCAACCGCAACAGCCGAGCCAGGCTGACGCCGACGCGATGCGTCAGCGGATGGAAATGTTCAACCGCATTCGCGGAGCGATGGAACAACAACGCGGCGGCGGCGGTAGCGATCGCGGCGGTCGCGGAGGCGGTGGATTTGGTGGGGGACCTGGCGGAGGAGGCGGCGGCCGCGGCGGTCGCTAG